In Shouchella patagoniensis, the following are encoded in one genomic region:
- a CDS encoding sugar ABC transporter substrate-binding protein: MNKWKQSISVLAVIGLLGACGPDRTGVVDELEPEEATEANKPDSLSIWVNDDERSLVAYREIGDQFELETGIEVRITPFSMGDQLEAMSLDAPAGGGPDLFYQPHDMVGNITLQGLAAEIELTAEEQAGYIDGSLEALSYEGELVGIPASVETYALFYNTDIVEEAPETVEELEQLGESFTDSNADEYGFLLESREMYFSYPLYEAYGGYIFAEEGDEYNTQDIGLDNEGAIAGGELMQSWYEKGYLPHNLNADILNGLFLDGSVGAVFSGPWNIAEYGNTLGESVKTAPLPTINGEHMTSLAGVKAWMVNGYSDHISWAKELALFMTNEESANTFFEHTREIPARAEVNLDEELYDGFVEQLEYAYFMPNVPEVSAVWGPMGDANVFISQGEDVEDVLTETVQMIQDEIEIMGAGK; encoded by the coding sequence ATGAATAAATGGAAACAAAGTATAAGTGTGTTGGCAGTAATCGGATTGCTTGGGGCTTGTGGTCCAGACCGTACAGGGGTTGTAGATGAATTAGAACCAGAGGAAGCAACAGAAGCAAATAAACCTGACTCATTAAGCATTTGGGTAAATGATGATGAACGGTCGCTTGTTGCTTATCGAGAAATAGGGGATCAATTCGAATTGGAAACAGGGATTGAAGTGCGTATTACACCTTTCAGTATGGGCGATCAATTGGAAGCGATGTCATTAGATGCTCCTGCGGGTGGTGGACCTGACCTCTTTTATCAACCGCATGATATGGTTGGAAATATTACTTTACAAGGACTCGCAGCAGAGATTGAATTAACGGCTGAAGAACAAGCTGGTTACATTGATGGTTCTTTGGAAGCGCTTAGCTATGAAGGCGAATTGGTTGGTATTCCAGCATCGGTAGAAACCTATGCGTTATTTTACAATACCGATATCGTTGAAGAAGCACCAGAAACAGTCGAGGAGTTAGAACAGTTAGGGGAATCCTTTACAGATTCGAATGCAGATGAATATGGGTTCTTGTTGGAGTCGAGAGAGATGTATTTTTCTTATCCACTTTATGAGGCGTATGGTGGATATATTTTTGCTGAAGAAGGCGATGAATATAACACACAAGATATTGGGCTCGATAATGAAGGGGCGATTGCAGGCGGAGAATTAATGCAAAGCTGGTATGAAAAAGGATATTTGCCTCATAACTTAAACGCCGATATTTTGAACGGGTTGTTTTTGGATGGAAGTGTCGGAGCAGTTTTCTCTGGCCCGTGGAACATTGCTGAATACGGAAATACGCTTGGGGAATCAGTTAAAACAGCACCATTGCCAACGATTAATGGAGAGCATATGACATCACTCGCGGGAGTAAAAGCATGGATGGTGAATGGTTATAGCGACCATATCAGCTGGGCAAAAGAACTCGCTTTATTTATGACAAACGAAGAAAGTGCTAACACTTTTTTTGAGCACACACGTGAAATCCCAGCACGGGCTGAAGTGAACTTAGACGAGGAGCTCTATGACGGCTTTGTTGAGCAGCTTGAATATGCCTACTTTATGCCAAATGTACCAGAAGTATCAGCTGTGTGGGGCCCAATGGGCGATGCCAACGTTTTTATATCGCAAGGTGAAGACGTAGAAGATGTCTTAACGGAAACGGTTCAAATGATTCAAGACGAAATTGAGATTATGGGGGCGGGGAAATAA
- a CDS encoding LacI family DNA-binding transcriptional regulator, which produces MTNTIKDVAKKAGVAPSTVSRVIADSPKISAKTKMRVRAVMEEIGYYPNVHARNLVNKRTNVVGVIMPSASYAPFHNPFFPEVLRGITAQANEGKYGLYLSTGQTESDILEEVKEMVHSRRVDGIILLYSTKADTVIPFLLEENFPFVIVGRPPELLEDTVSYVNNDNIKAAKMVTEYLLLLKHEKIGFIGGREDAYVTLDHKEGYYQALCEAGVSVNEQYLVYHDEVFEGGEQAVIELMAKQDPPSAIIVADDLMALGVLRMLQSMSYDVPKDVSVISFNNVLMSELANPPLTTLDIHIYELGFQAAELLREHIQTPDLPAAARVVGHRLVRRSTTKAYRNE; this is translated from the coding sequence TTGACGAATACAATTAAAGACGTAGCGAAAAAGGCTGGAGTAGCTCCTTCCACTGTATCACGTGTAATCGCAGATAGTCCTAAGATTAGTGCAAAAACAAAAATGCGAGTAAGAGCGGTGATGGAGGAAATTGGCTACTATCCAAATGTACATGCCAGAAATCTTGTAAACAAGCGGACGAATGTGGTTGGTGTCATTATGCCAAGTGCTTCTTATGCACCATTCCATAATCCGTTTTTTCCAGAAGTTCTTCGAGGGATAACTGCTCAAGCCAATGAAGGGAAATATGGATTGTACCTGTCAACAGGGCAAACAGAATCAGACATCTTAGAAGAAGTGAAAGAAATGGTCCATAGCCGGCGTGTAGATGGAATCATCTTACTTTACTCAACAAAGGCAGACACCGTCATCCCTTTTCTTTTAGAAGAGAACTTTCCGTTTGTTATTGTAGGACGCCCACCCGAATTACTCGAAGATACTGTTTCATACGTAAATAATGATAATATTAAAGCTGCTAAGATGGTCACAGAATATTTGCTGCTTTTAAAGCATGAGAAAATTGGCTTTATTGGTGGACGAGAGGATGCGTATGTCACTCTGGACCACAAAGAAGGTTATTACCAAGCACTGTGTGAAGCGGGCGTTTCAGTTAATGAACAATATTTGGTCTATCATGATGAGGTATTTGAAGGTGGGGAACAAGCAGTTATTGAACTAATGGCAAAACAAGATCCGCCAAGCGCCATTATCGTTGCGGATGATTTAATGGCGCTTGGAGTCTTGCGCATGCTTCAAAGCATGAGCTATGATGTACCAAAAGATGTATCCGTTATCAGTTTTAATAACGTGCTAATGTCAGAATTAGCAAATCCTCCACTGACAACACTCGATATTCATATTTATGAACTGGGGTTTCAAGCAGCTGAACTTCTAAGAGAACATATCCAAACTCCCGATTTGCCTGCGGCGGCAAGGGTTGTTGGGCATAGGCTTGTACGTCGTTCAACAACAAAAGCTTATCGAAACGAATAA
- a CDS encoding sugar ABC transporter permease: MKMKTRSKIEVFLMYAFIFFMFVIIAYPLIWTIALSLNPGTNIYGASLLPDSWSLDNYRWLFFSEQSNYTTWYKNSLFVATITSILSTIIVCFTAYAFSRYQFVGKKNGLYLFLVLQIFPVMMAMVAIYVLLNTMGLLDSLWGLILIYVGGSIPMNAFLVKGYFDTLPKELDESAKLDGAGHFRIFFTIILPLAKPILAVVALFNFMNPLMDFILPRIVLRSPENYTLALGLFNFVNDQFANNFTRFAAGAVLIAVPIAIVFLFLQRYLISGLASGATKG; this comes from the coding sequence ATGAAGATGAAAACAAGATCAAAGATAGAAGTCTTTCTTATGTATGCGTTTATCTTCTTTATGTTTGTTATTATTGCTTATCCACTGATTTGGACAATCGCATTGTCATTAAATCCTGGTACCAATATTTATGGCGCGAGTCTTTTGCCAGATTCGTGGTCTCTTGATAATTATCGCTGGTTATTCTTCAGTGAACAAAGTAACTATACAACGTGGTATAAGAACTCGTTATTTGTAGCAACAATTACGTCTATTCTATCCACTATTATAGTGTGTTTTACAGCCTACGCGTTTTCAAGGTATCAGTTTGTTGGAAAAAAGAACGGGCTTTATCTTTTCCTAGTCTTGCAAATATTTCCAGTTATGATGGCGATGGTCGCCATTTACGTACTATTAAATACAATGGGACTTTTAGACTCGCTCTGGGGCTTAATCTTGATTTATGTTGGAGGGTCCATTCCGATGAATGCGTTTCTAGTTAAAGGATACTTTGACACGCTACCTAAAGAACTTGATGAGTCGGCGAAGTTAGATGGCGCTGGTCATTTTAGGATATTCTTTACAATTATTTTACCCCTTGCAAAGCCCATTCTTGCAGTTGTTGCTTTATTCAACTTTATGAATCCATTAATGGATTTTATTCTGCCAAGAATTGTTTTACGTAGTCCGGAGAACTATACGCTCGCACTTGGTTTGTTTAACTTTGTTAATGACCAATTCGCAAATAATTTTACTCGCTTTGCGGCTGGAGCCGTTTTAATTGCAGTGCCAATAGCAATTGTGTTCCTGTTCTTACAACGGTACTTAATTTCTGGGCTGGCATCTGGTGCAACAAAAGGGTAA
- a CDS encoding aminotransferase — translation MNADTKKTYAEKDSQYVWHAMKPYQPEGTTLVADSGEGSWFTDTEGNRYLDGVSGLWCLNLGHGQTEIIDAATEQMKSLAYFPLSFGHKPAIELAEKLDSLLGGGYRTFFANGGSDANETAFKIARQHHKQTGNPEKYKIISRYRGYHGNSLGALAATAQANRKMKYDTSLPGFLHIPPPYAYRSSFGSYEEDDQHAADYLEQVIMWEGPETVAAFIMEPVISGGGVIHPQSDVYYRKIRQICDRHNVLLILDEVVSGFGRTGKLFGYMHGDSFYPDIITLAKGLTSGYLPLGATCVNERIYESFKEEGNTNHFRHISTYGGHPASCAVALKAIEIIEREGIVDRVASLGDQILGELRQLSNHKSVGEVRGIGFLYGIELVEDKTTKQPASEEKMKSVIGACQKKGLIIGKNGDTVPDGGNVLIIAPPLTSTEEDLQFLVKTIKDVFARTL, via the coding sequence ATGAACGCCGATACTAAAAAGACATATGCAGAGAAAGATAGTCAATATGTATGGCACGCAATGAAGCCTTATCAACCAGAAGGAACAACATTGGTGGCAGATTCAGGAGAAGGTTCATGGTTTACTGATACCGAAGGCAATCGTTACCTCGACGGCGTATCTGGTTTGTGGTGCTTAAACCTTGGTCACGGACAAACCGAGATTATTGATGCAGCAACAGAACAAATGAAATCACTAGCTTATTTTCCATTATCATTTGGTCACAAACCGGCAATTGAACTGGCAGAAAAACTGGATTCCTTGCTTGGAGGAGGCTATCGTACGTTCTTTGCCAATGGTGGATCTGATGCAAATGAAACCGCTTTTAAGATAGCCCGTCAACACCATAAACAAACTGGGAATCCAGAGAAATATAAAATCATCTCTCGCTACCGAGGTTATCACGGGAATTCACTTGGTGCACTCGCAGCCACTGCACAAGCAAATAGGAAAATGAAATACGATACGAGCTTGCCTGGGTTCTTGCATATTCCACCACCCTATGCATACAGGAGTAGTTTTGGCTCTTATGAAGAGGATGATCAGCATGCAGCAGACTATCTAGAACAAGTCATTATGTGGGAAGGTCCCGAAACAGTTGCTGCTTTTATTATGGAACCCGTTATTTCTGGCGGGGGCGTCATCCATCCACAATCGGATGTCTATTACAGAAAAATCCGCCAAATTTGCGATCGCCATAATGTTCTTCTTATATTGGATGAAGTTGTTTCCGGATTTGGACGGACTGGTAAACTTTTTGGTTATATGCATGGAGATTCATTTTATCCAGACATCATTACACTTGCCAAAGGATTAACATCAGGCTACCTTCCTCTTGGTGCAACATGTGTTAACGAGCGCATTTATGAATCGTTTAAGGAAGAGGGAAATACAAATCATTTCCGTCATATCTCTACGTACGGTGGCCATCCTGCATCTTGTGCAGTTGCTCTAAAAGCGATTGAGATTATTGAGCGGGAAGGTATCGTTGACCGCGTCGCTTCACTTGGCGATCAAATTCTTGGAGAGCTACGTCAACTTTCAAATCATAAATCTGTTGGAGAAGTACGAGGTATCGGTTTTCTATACGGAATTGAACTCGTTGAAGATAAAACAACAAAACAACCTGCTTCTGAAGAAAAAATGAAATCCGTTATTGGTGCCTGCCAGAAAAAAGGGCTCATAATCGGAAAAAATGGTGATACAGTTCCTGATGGTGGTAATGTTCTTATTATTGCTCCACCGTTAACTTCGACTGAAGAAGATTTGCAGTTCTTGGTTAAAACCATTAAAGATGTGTTTGCTCGTACTCTTTAA
- a CDS encoding sugar ABC transporter permease: MQTELKKTDHNPKLASILSIIPGLGQLYNRQWLKGGIFLFITLAFITVFYDLFNMGYWGLVTLGTWSGVDDSRVLIGQGLVALFLTAFALVLLVLNIKDAKKVAIKRQNGEAIQTMHERTRQSWDKGFPYLLVLPGLALLIIAVVFPLLYMVVLAFTDYNLFNAPPRNVLNWVGFQNFIDLATIPIWRNTFFSVLSWTIVWTVVATTLQIALAMFLAVIVNDKRIKYKKLIRTVLILPWAVPSFVTILIFAALFNDGFGAINRDLLMPLFDTAIPWLSDPFYTRMALIMIQTWLGFPFVFALFTGILQSVSDDWYEAADMDGASRVQKFRFITMPHVLFATAPLLIMQYAGNFNNFNLIYLFNEGGPPVRGQSAGSTDILISWVYSLAFENSQYSMAAAISIIIGILVALFAVFQFRRSASFKEDK, translated from the coding sequence ATGCAGACAGAGCTAAAGAAGACGGATCATAACCCAAAGCTTGCTAGCATTTTGTCCATTATACCTGGTCTCGGTCAACTCTATAACCGACAGTGGTTAAAGGGTGGTATCTTCTTATTTATTACACTCGCGTTTATTACGGTTTTTTATGATTTGTTTAACATGGGTTACTGGGGACTAGTCACTTTAGGTACGTGGTCAGGCGTTGATGATTCGCGTGTACTAATTGGCCAAGGGTTAGTTGCTTTATTTTTAACTGCATTTGCACTTGTTTTACTTGTGTTGAACATAAAGGATGCAAAAAAAGTAGCGATAAAACGACAAAACGGGGAAGCCATTCAGACGATGCACGAACGAACGCGTCAATCATGGGATAAGGGGTTTCCCTACTTACTTGTATTACCAGGTTTAGCACTGCTAATTATAGCCGTTGTGTTTCCACTTTTGTATATGGTTGTTTTAGCATTTACAGATTACAACTTGTTTAATGCCCCTCCACGAAATGTGTTGAACTGGGTAGGGTTTCAAAATTTCATTGACTTAGCGACTATTCCAATCTGGCGCAATACGTTCTTTTCTGTGCTTTCTTGGACAATTGTTTGGACGGTTGTCGCAACAACATTACAAATTGCACTTGCCATGTTCTTAGCGGTTATAGTAAATGATAAACGAATCAAATATAAAAAATTAATTCGTACAGTACTTATCTTACCGTGGGCAGTACCAAGCTTTGTAACAATCCTTATCTTTGCAGCGTTATTTAATGATGGATTTGGAGCGATCAATCGTGACTTGTTAATGCCATTATTTGACACGGCGATACCATGGTTGTCAGATCCGTTCTATACCCGAATGGCACTTATCATGATTCAGACATGGCTAGGGTTCCCGTTTGTGTTTGCTTTATTTACAGGGATTTTACAAAGTGTATCTGATGATTGGTATGAAGCTGCTGACATGGACGGAGCAAGTCGTGTACAAAAGTTTCGCTTCATTACAATGCCTCACGTATTGTTTGCTACTGCACCACTTCTAATTATGCAATACGCCGGGAACTTTAATAACTTTAATTTAATTTATTTATTTAATGAAGGTGGGCCTCCAGTTCGAGGTCAGAGTGCAGGTAGTACTGATATTTTAATTTCTTGGGTATACAGTCTTGCATTTGAGAATTCACAGTACAGTATGGCAGCGGCAATTTCAATTATTATTGGTATTCTCGTAGCGTTATTTGCGGTATTCCAATTCCGTCGAAGTGCTTCGTTTAAGGAGGATAAATAA
- a CDS encoding NCS1 family transporter gives MSQGQQDNSTQIKSKVSHLKSPDLFPIGIKKRTMTMTGFSILWVSMAVVLAAFAIGGDAIQQLPLHLVILATIAGAVGIGICMTLTGDIGIEHGLSFPVYLRAPFGTIGTHIPSVVRGLVASCWFGVNTFFGATGINAIMIMLFGLDQWFICFLVFAALQLFNTAFGIKAVERFANFAAPIIVLISGWMYMTLSEQAQLAGRDIWGWVETPALGTAAISAFALVAMATMGFWGTLAADMPSLSRFIQAPAYERNWFKRNKGQLIGSLIAMPIVHTFMVIVGAVSYAAVFISNPVDALLETTSNVFLLGILMMMIALGQWSTNTSSNLIPAATIFSNLGGPRIPFWAGVIFAGSIGVLVQPWNLFEIIVPALLIVGGILASIVGILVVDYYLIRKRRVNVPALYEEDGQYHYWHGFNLAGLLSWIAGGTVSLLFPNYSFLIGFFTGGTIYYVSAKYWWFKMYKQDELENPSDDAYLGMTVGRNWKIDNEVPINVKQQSN, from the coding sequence ATGTCACAGGGGCAACAAGACAATTCGACGCAGATAAAATCAAAAGTGAGTCATTTAAAGTCACCAGACTTATTTCCAATTGGTATTAAAAAACGCACAATGACAATGACCGGTTTTTCAATTCTCTGGGTAAGCATGGCCGTCGTTCTTGCTGCCTTTGCAATTGGTGGAGATGCTATTCAACAGCTACCTCTCCACCTCGTTATTCTCGCAACAATTGCCGGTGCAGTCGGTATCGGTATTTGCATGACGTTAACTGGCGATATTGGCATTGAACATGGCCTTTCATTCCCAGTTTATTTACGAGCACCTTTTGGCACCATCGGCACACATATTCCGTCAGTCGTACGCGGACTTGTAGCTTCTTGCTGGTTTGGCGTAAATACTTTTTTTGGCGCTACTGGCATTAATGCAATTATGATTATGCTTTTTGGACTTGACCAATGGTTTATCTGCTTCCTTGTTTTTGCTGCCCTACAATTGTTTAACACAGCGTTTGGTATAAAAGCGGTTGAACGCTTTGCAAATTTTGCCGCTCCAATTATTGTCTTGATTTCTGGCTGGATGTATATGACCTTATCCGAACAAGCTCAACTAGCGGGACGTGATATTTGGGGATGGGTCGAGACACCCGCATTAGGTACTGCGGCTATTAGCGCTTTTGCACTTGTCGCAATGGCCACAATGGGATTTTGGGGAACACTCGCTGCTGATATGCCTTCGCTATCACGGTTCATTCAAGCTCCAGCTTATGAACGTAATTGGTTTAAACGCAACAAAGGTCAGTTAATTGGTAGCCTTATTGCAATGCCAATTGTCCATACATTTATGGTCATCGTAGGGGCGGTTTCCTATGCAGCCGTTTTTATTTCGAATCCAGTTGATGCACTGTTGGAAACAACAAGCAATGTCTTCCTCCTTGGCATCTTAATGATGATGATTGCTCTTGGCCAGTGGTCCACCAACACTTCTTCTAATTTAATTCCAGCCGCAACGATCTTCTCAAACCTCGGTGGTCCACGCATTCCTTTTTGGGCGGGTGTCATTTTTGCAGGGTCGATTGGAGTCCTTGTTCAACCGTGGAATTTATTTGAAATTATTGTGCCAGCTTTATTAATTGTTGGTGGGATTTTAGCATCTATTGTCGGCATCTTAGTAGTTGATTACTATTTAATACGCAAACGTCGTGTAAATGTCCCCGCCTTGTATGAAGAAGATGGACAATATCATTATTGGCACGGATTTAATTTAGCAGGTCTTCTATCTTGGATTGCTGGTGGAACTGTCTCACTCCTATTTCCAAACTATTCGTTTCTAATTGGTTTTTTTACCGGTGGGACCATCTATTATGTAAGCGCAAAATACTGGTGGTTTAAGATGTATAAACAAGATGAGCTTGAAAACCCTAGCGATGATGCTTACTTAGGTATGACTGTTGGACGAAACTGGAAAATCGATAACGAAGTCCCAATTAATGTGAAACAGCAATCCAACTAA
- a CDS encoding Zn-dependent hydrolase: MKTEKLAINGKRLQKTLTELAQFGRTANNGVTRLALSEEDVEARTYFRDQCEALGLQVRVDDLGNMYSLLPGKNPNNPPVYIGSHLDSVKRGGRFDGVLGVAAALEVVRTVVEHNIDVNTPIGIVNFTNEEGARFEPSMMASGILTGKFDKETMFNKEDINGVTFAEALKTSGFEGNLENRLGEATAFVELHIEQGPVLEAEALKIGVVECVVGMCCYEIEITGTSNHAGTTPQPMREDALTAANICMTAFHERLSKLDPALVYTMGRFNVYPNIHTVIPNRVVFSIEARHQDEQVIKKVESIISEVTEACHLKSKATKLWGRDTVWFDPTIVKTIEEATQSISHLYKRMVSGAGHDAQFIASTVPTAMIFVPSIKGISHAEEEETPWEDCINGANVLLETVLKLSN; this comes from the coding sequence ATGAAAACAGAAAAACTTGCAATCAATGGCAAGCGATTACAGAAAACATTAACGGAGTTGGCTCAGTTCGGACGCACAGCAAACAATGGTGTGACCCGCCTTGCTCTCTCTGAAGAAGACGTCGAGGCGCGCACTTATTTTCGTGATCAATGTGAAGCACTTGGACTTCAAGTTCGAGTTGATGATCTTGGTAACATGTATAGCTTACTTCCAGGTAAGAACCCAAACAACCCCCCCGTTTATATTGGATCTCATCTTGATTCAGTAAAGCGAGGTGGACGGTTTGATGGTGTACTCGGAGTTGCCGCCGCACTCGAAGTTGTCCGTACCGTCGTTGAACATAATATAGATGTAAATACACCGATTGGCATTGTTAACTTTACTAACGAAGAAGGCGCTCGGTTTGAACCGTCGATGATGGCCTCTGGCATTCTAACTGGGAAGTTTGATAAAGAAACGATGTTTAACAAAGAGGATATCAATGGCGTAACCTTTGCAGAAGCGTTAAAAACAAGTGGTTTTGAAGGCAATTTAGAAAATCGGCTCGGTGAAGCAACTGCTTTTGTTGAACTTCATATTGAACAAGGACCTGTTCTGGAAGCTGAAGCGCTAAAGATAGGAGTTGTTGAATGTGTGGTAGGAATGTGTTGTTATGAAATTGAAATTACAGGCACTTCCAACCACGCAGGTACGACACCACAACCAATGCGTGAAGATGCCTTAACCGCAGCGAATATCTGCATGACCGCTTTTCATGAGCGGCTTTCTAAGCTCGATCCAGCACTTGTTTATACAATGGGACGTTTTAATGTCTATCCCAACATTCACACCGTTATTCCAAATCGAGTTGTTTTTTCAATTGAAGCTCGGCACCAAGATGAACAAGTTATCAAAAAAGTAGAATCAATTATCTCCGAAGTTACCGAGGCATGTCATCTAAAAAGCAAAGCTACTAAACTATGGGGACGTGATACCGTTTGGTTTGACCCGACCATCGTTAAAACGATTGAAGAAGCTACACAATCCATTTCACACCTCTATAAGCGTATGGTGAGTGGCGCTGGACATGACGCCCAGTTTATTGCCTCAACTGTGCCCACAGCAATGATTTTTGTCCCAAGTATTAAAGGAATTAGCCACGCTGAAGAAGAAGAGACTCCTTGGGAGGATTGTATAAACGGCGCCAACGTCCTTCTTGAAACAGTATTAAAGCTGTCAAATTAG
- a CDS encoding glycoside hydrolase family 13 protein, producing the protein MNKQWWKEAICYQVYPRSYYDANHDGIGDLQGVIKKLDYLKWLGIDVIWLSPMYDSPNDDNGYDIRDYKAIMSEFGTMADFDQLLNEVHARDMKLIIDLVINHTSDEHEWFVESRSSKENEKRDWYIWRDAKDDGSEPNNWASIFNGSAWEWDEKSKQYYLHLFSKKQPDVNWENPDVRSALYETMNWWMDKGIDGFRVDAISHIKKIDGMPDLPNETNEPFVESFDGHMNRPGIHTHLQEMKQETLDKYDVMTVGEANGVRMENPDDVAAWVGETNGVFNMVFQFEHLGLWSKEADEKLDVPALKEALSKWQYGLEGVGWNALFIENHDQTRTVSSWGNDVEYWKECAKALGTMYFFMKGTPFIYQGQEIGMTNVQFDSIEDYDDVSMRNYYKQERAKGRDHKDIMEIIWAQGRDNSRTPMQWTNEKNGGFSKADQTWMKVNPNFDTINVEAQKDDENSILSYYKNMITIRKQFETLSYGTYKLMDANDDELFVYVRISQDEVFTVAVNLSEEIKPYQEPEESVLLLGNYKERFSETLQPYEARVYRYEKR; encoded by the coding sequence ATGAATAAACAATGGTGGAAAGAAGCAATTTGTTACCAAGTATATCCAAGGAGCTATTATGATGCGAATCATGATGGTATTGGAGACCTTCAAGGAGTCATAAAAAAACTTGATTATTTAAAGTGGCTTGGAATCGATGTCATTTGGCTTAGTCCTATGTACGATTCTCCAAATGATGATAACGGCTACGACATTCGTGACTATAAAGCAATTATGTCTGAATTTGGAACAATGGCAGATTTCGATCAGTTGCTTAATGAAGTCCATGCACGAGATATGAAGTTAATTATAGATTTAGTAATCAACCATACATCTGATGAGCATGAATGGTTTGTTGAATCTCGCTCTTCAAAAGAAAACGAGAAGAGGGATTGGTACATTTGGCGTGACGCAAAAGATGATGGGTCAGAGCCAAATAACTGGGCCTCAATTTTTAACGGATCTGCGTGGGAATGGGACGAAAAATCAAAGCAATACTATTTACATTTATTCTCAAAGAAGCAGCCTGATGTGAATTGGGAAAATCCTGATGTTCGTTCTGCATTGTATGAGACGATGAATTGGTGGATGGATAAAGGGATCGATGGTTTTCGTGTAGATGCAATAAGTCACATTAAGAAGATTGATGGCATGCCGGATTTACCGAATGAAACAAACGAACCATTTGTTGAGTCATTTGATGGTCACATGAACCGCCCTGGTATTCATACACATCTGCAGGAAATGAAACAAGAGACGTTAGATAAATATGATGTGATGACAGTGGGCGAAGCAAACGGTGTGAGAATGGAAAATCCAGATGACGTTGCAGCGTGGGTTGGAGAAACGAATGGTGTGTTTAATATGGTATTCCAGTTTGAACATCTTGGTTTATGGAGTAAAGAGGCAGACGAGAAATTAGATGTACCTGCTTTAAAAGAAGCGTTATCGAAATGGCAGTATGGATTAGAGGGTGTAGGCTGGAACGCACTATTTATCGAAAACCATGACCAAACGAGAACGGTTTCTTCTTGGGGGAACGATGTTGAATACTGGAAAGAGTGTGCAAAGGCCCTAGGCACAATGTATTTCTTTATGAAAGGTACACCGTTTATTTATCAAGGGCAAGAAATCGGAATGACGAATGTTCAATTTGATTCAATTGAAGATTATGATGATGTATCCATGCGGAATTATTATAAACAAGAAAGAGCAAAAGGACGCGATCATAAAGATATAATGGAAATTATCTGGGCGCAAGGGCGTGACAATTCGCGTACACCAATGCAATGGACAAATGAGAAAAACGGAGGCTTTAGTAAAGCTGATCAAACATGGATGAAAGTAAATCCAAATTTTGACACCATCAATGTCGAAGCTCAAAAAGACGATGAGAATTCGATTTTGTCTTACTACAAAAACATGATCACTATTCGTAAACAGTTTGAAACACTTTCATACGGGACATACAAGTTAATGGATGCAAACGATGACGAACTGTTTGTCTATGTACGGATTAGCCAAGATGAAGTATTTACGGTTGCAGTGAACTTATCGGAGGAAATAAAGCCCTATCAAGAACCGGAAGAAAGTGTGTTATTACTAGGGAATTACAAAGAGAGGTTTTCAGAGACTTTACAACCATATGAAGCACGGGTTTATCGTTACGAAAAGCGCTAG